In one window of Microtus pennsylvanicus isolate mMicPen1 chromosome 2, mMicPen1.hap1, whole genome shotgun sequence DNA:
- the Gdap1l1 gene encoding ganglioside-induced differentiation-associated protein 1-like 1 — MATPNNLTPTNCSWWPISALESDAAKPVEAPDAPEASSPAHWPKESLVLYHWTQSFSSQKVRLVIAEKGLACEERDVSLPQSEHKEPWFMRLNLGEEVPVIIHRDNIISDYDQIIDYVERTFTGEHVVALMPEAGSPQHARVLQYRELLDALPMDAYTHGCILHPELTTDSMIPKYATAEIRRHLANATTDLMKLDHEEEPQLSEPYLSKQKKLMAKILEHDDVSYLKKILGELAMVLDQIEAELEKRKLENEGQKCELWLCGCAFTLADVLLGATLHRLKFLGLSKKYWEDGSRPNLQSFFERVQRRFAFRKVLGDIHTTLLSAVIPNAFRLVKRKPPSFFGASFLMGSLGGMGYFAYWYLKKKYI; from the exons ATGGCGACCCCCAACAACCTGACCCCCACCAACTGCAGCTGGTGGCCCATCTCGGCGCTGGAAAGCGATGCAGCCAAGCCGGTGGAGGCCCCCGACGCGCCCGAGGCGTCCAGCCCCGCCCATTGGCCCAAGGAGAGCCTGGTTCTGTACCACTGGACCCAGTCCTTCAGTTCGCAGAAG GTGCGGCTGGTGATCGCCGAGAAGGGCCTGGCCTGCGAAGAAAGGGACGTCAGCCTGCCGCAGAGCGAGCATAAGGAGCCCTGGTTCATGCGGCTCAACCTGGGTGAGGAGGTGCCCGTCATTATCCACCGGGACAACATTATCAGTGACTACGACCAGATCATTGACTACGTGGAGCGCACCTTCACAGGAG AGCATGTGGTGGCTTTGATGCCCGAGGCGGGAAGCCCACAACATGCCCGAGTGCTGCAGTACCGGGAGCTGCTGGATGCACTGCCCATGGACGCCTACACCCACGGCTGCATCCTGCACCCGGAACTCACCACGGACTCCATGATCCCCAAGTATGCCACGGCCGAGATCCGCA GACATTTAGCCAATGCCACCACAGACCTCATGAAACTGGACCATGAGGAGGAACCACAGCTCTCTGAGCCCTACCTTTCCAAGCAGAAGAAGCTTATG GCCAAGATCCTGGAACATGATGATGTGAGCTATCTGAAGAAGATCCTTGGGGAGCTGGCTATGGTGCTTGACCAGATTGAGGCGGAGTTGGAGAAGAGGAAACTCGAGAATGAGG GGCAGAAATGCGAGCTGTGGCTCTGTGGCTGTGCCTTCACCCTGGCGGACGTCCTCCTGGGAGCTACCCTGCACCGCCTCAAGTTCCTGGGACTGTCCAAGAAATACTGGGAAGACGGCAGCCGGCCCAACCTTCAGTCTTTCTTTGAGAGGGTCCAGAGACGCTTCGCCTTCCGGAAAGTCCTGGGCGACATCCACACCACACTGCTCTCGGCTGTTATCCCCAATGCATTCCGACTGGTTAAGCGGAAGCCGCCGTCCTTCTTTGGGGCATCCTTCCTGATGGGCTCCTTGGGTGGGATGGGCTACTTTGCCTACTGGTACCTCAAGAAAAAATACATCTAG
- the Fitm2 gene encoding acyl-coenzyme A diphosphatase FITM2 — MEHLERCAWFLRGTLVRAAVRRYLPWVLVAAMLAGSALKELSPLPECYLSNKRNVLNVYFVKVAWAWTVCLLLPFIALTNYHLTGKAGLVLRRLSTLLVGTAIWYVCTALFSNIEHYTGSCYQSPALEGIRQEHRSKQQCHREGGFWHGFDISGHSFLLTFCALMIVEEMAVLDEVKTDRSHRLHIAITTLVVALGFLTFIWVWMFLCTAVYFHDLIQKVFGTFFGLLGWYGTYGYWYLKSFSPGLPPQSSSLTLKRETYKK, encoded by the exons ATGGAGCACCTGGAGCGCTGCGCGTGGTTTCTCCGCGGGACGCTGGTGAGGGCGGCTGTGCGACGCTACCTGCCCTGGGTGCTGGTGGCCGCTATGCTGGCGGGCTCGGCCCTCAAGGAGCTGTCCCCGCTGCCCGAGTGCTACCTCAGCAACAAGCGCAACGTCCTCAACGT gtattttgttaaaGTGGCCTGGGCCTGGACagtctgtctcctcctgcctttcatTGCCCTCACCAACTACCACCTGACGGGCAAGGCCGGCCTGGTCCTGAGGCGGTTGAGCACGCTGCTCGTGGGCACGGCCATCTGGTATGTCTGCACAGCCCTCTTCTCCAACATTGAACACTACACAGGCAGCTGCTACCAGTCCCCAGCCCTGGAAGGCATCAGACAGGAGCATCGGAGCAAGCAGCAGTGCCACCGGGAAGGGGGCTTCTGGCACGGCTTTGACATCTCAGGCCACTCCTTCCTACTGACCTTCTGTGCACTCATGATCGTGGAGGAGATGGCCGTTTTGGACGAGGTGAAGACGGATCGCAGCCACCGCCTCCACATTGCCATCACCACCCTGGTTGTCGCCCTGGGCTTTCTGACCTTCATCTGGGTATGGATGTTTTTGTGCACAGCTGTTTATTTCCACGACCTGATCCAGAAGGTGTTTGGCACCTTTTTTGGTTTGCTGGGCTGGTACGGGACATATGGGTACTGGTACCTGAAGTCCTTCTCTCCCGGGCTTCCTCCCCAGAGCTCTAGTTTGACTTTGAAGCGAGAAACTTACAAGAAGTAA